The following are encoded in a window of Congzhengia minquanensis genomic DNA:
- a CDS encoding amidase domain-containing protein, which yields MTYQRAKAAAYAHKWAFLRNPAYYNFDDLGGDCTNFISQCLFAGAGVMNYTRETGWYYSSASNRAAAWTGVEFLFRFLTNNRGPGPFAEELPLSHAAAGDVIQLSFDGAVFSHSLLIVEESGLLVATHTQDADYRPLNTYSFVRSRLLHIEGVRR from the coding sequence TTGACTTATCAACGCGCAAAAGCCGCGGCTTATGCCCACAAGTGGGCGTTTTTGCGCAATCCGGCCTATTATAATTTTGACGATTTGGGCGGGGACTGCACAAACTTTATTTCCCAATGCCTTTTTGCCGGGGCGGGCGTGATGAACTACACCCGCGAAACCGGGTGGTATTACAGCTCTGCAAGCAACAGGGCCGCCGCCTGGACGGGGGTGGAATTTTTATTCCGCTTTTTGACAAACAACCGGGGGCCAGGCCCCTTCGCCGAGGAGCTTCCCCTTTCGCATGCCGCGGCAGGGGACGTAATTCAGCTCAGCTTCGACGGCGCGGTGTTTTCGCACTCGCTTTTGATTGTGGAAGAAAGCGGCCTGCTGGTTGCCACCCACACCCAAGATGCCGACTACCGGCCTTTGAACACATATTCCTTTGTCCGCAGCCGTCTGTTACATATTGAGGGGGTTCGGAGGTAA
- a CDS encoding helix-turn-helix domain-containing protein: protein MLNENIKKLRCQRGLSQVELGRKLGVTKQSISNWENNYIQPSIEMLMKLSSVFSVSTDCLLGLDTRKFIEITNLTDEEITHLQFIAKDIANAKK, encoded by the coding sequence ATGTTGAATGAAAACATAAAAAAACTGAGGTGCCAACGGGGATTAAGCCAGGTGGAGCTGGGAAGGAAGCTGGGCGTTACCAAACAAAGCATTTCCAATTGGGAAAACAACTACATTCAACCCTCCATTGAAATGCTGATGAAACTATCATCTGTGTTTTCCGTCAGCACAGACTGCCTGCTGGGCCTGGACACACGAAAATTCATTGAAATCACAAACCTAACCGACGAGGAAATCACGCATCTGCAATTCATAGCGAAAGACATTGCAAACGCCAAAAAATAA
- a CDS encoding SPL family radical SAM protein, giving the protein MHEKQVKGILSAKNGMNLYRGCSHGCIYCDSRSACYQFDHAFEDIEVKSNALELLELALRKKRKKCMIGTGSMSDPYIPLEMELGHTRRALELILSYGFGVTLITKSDRVLRDLDLLKKINETTKCVVQMTLTTYDDGLCKILEPNVCVTSRRAEVLNILRDNGIPTVVWLSPVLPFMNDTEENLLGILNLCRQAKVFGILCFGMGVTLREGNREYFYQKLDEHFPGMKQQYSAAFGSRYEAASPNNRALMPVFYRFCRRHGIVSDSSKIFEFLRTFEEKETARQLNLFESFGGKA; this is encoded by the coding sequence ATGCACGAAAAACAGGTGAAAGGAATTTTGTCCGCCAAAAACGGCATGAATTTATACCGCGGCTGCTCCCACGGGTGCATTTACTGCGACTCGAGAAGCGCGTGCTATCAGTTTGACCACGCGTTTGAAGATATTGAGGTAAAATCCAATGCGCTGGAGCTTTTGGAACTGGCGCTTCGTAAAAAGCGAAAAAAGTGCATGATCGGCACGGGCTCCATGTCGGATCCTTATATTCCCTTAGAAATGGAGCTGGGCCACACCCGCCGGGCATTAGAGCTGATTTTAAGCTATGGCTTCGGCGTTACGCTGATTACCAAGTCTGACCGGGTGCTGCGGGATTTGGATTTGCTCAAAAAAATAAACGAAACAACAAAGTGCGTTGTGCAGATGACGCTGACCACCTATGACGACGGGCTGTGCAAAATTTTAGAGCCCAACGTGTGTGTCACCAGCCGCCGGGCTGAGGTTTTAAACATTTTGCGGGACAACGGAATCCCCACCGTGGTGTGGCTTTCGCCAGTGCTGCCCTTTATGAACGACACAGAAGAAAACCTTTTGGGGATTTTAAACCTGTGCAGGCAGGCAAAGGTGTTTGGCATTTTGTGCTTCGGCATGGGTGTAACTCTGCGGGAGGGAAACAGGGAATATTTTTATCAAAAGCTGGACGAACACTTTCCGGGCATGAAGCAGCAGTATTCCGCCGCCTTTGGAAGCCGCTATGAGGCCGCCAGCCCCAACAACCGCGCGCTTATGCCGGTGTTTTACCGGTTTTGCCGCCGGCACGGCATTGTTTCGGACAGTTCGAAAATTTTTGAATTTTTGAGAACGTTTGAAGAAAAAGAAACTGCACGGCAGCTGAATTTATTTGAATCATTTGGAGGAAAAGCATGA